One stretch of Pelmatolapia mariae isolate MD_Pm_ZW linkage group LG3_W, Pm_UMD_F_2, whole genome shotgun sequence DNA includes these proteins:
- the LOC134624967 gene encoding zinc finger protein 93-like isoform X1, giving the protein MSSTQKDQHGARSRHSQEADKPHRRRGEKTYSCELCGKSFARAGDLKRHQLIHSGVKPYSCDLCGKSFTRAGDLKKHQLIHSGVKPYSCDLCGKSFVQAGNLKKHQLIHSGVKPYSCDLCGKWFTQAENLKTHQLIHSGFKPYICDLCGKCFTQAKDLKTHQPIHSGVKAYSCDLCGKSFALAQSLKKHQVIHSGVKAHSCDLCGKSFVQAGNLKKHQLIHSGVKAYSCDLCGKSFTRAGALKEHQLIHSGVKPYSCDLCGKSFARAGGLKKHQLIHSGVKLYSCDLCGKWFTQAENLKTHQLIHSGFKPYSCDLCGKSFTQAGALKTHQLIHSGVKPYSCDLCGKFFTQAGALKTHQLIHSGVKAYSCDLCGKSFTLAQNLKTHQLIHSGFKPYSCDLCGKSFTQAGALKTHQLIHSGVKAYSCDLCGKSFTLAQSLKKHQLIHSGV; this is encoded by the exons atgtcttcaacacaaaag gaccaacatggagcaaGAAGTCGGcactctcaggaggccgacaaacctcacagaagaaggggagagaaaacatacagctgtgagttgtgtggaaagtcttttgcccgggctggagacttaaaaagacaccaactcatccacagtggagttaaaccttacagctgtgacttgtgtggaaagtcttttacccgggctggagacttaaaaaaacaccaactcatccacagtggagttaaaccatACAGTTGTGACTTATGTGGAAAATCGTTTGTGCaggctggaaacttaaaaaaacaccaactcatccacagtggagttaaaccttacagctgtgacttgtgtggaaaatgGTTTACCCAGGcagaaaacttaaaaacacaccaactcattcacagtggatttaaaccttacatctgtgacttgtgtggaaagtgtTTTACCCAGgcaaaagacttaaaaacacaccaacccatccacagtggagttaaagcgtacagttgtgacttgtgtggaaagtcttttgccCTTGCTCAAAGCTTAAAAAAGCAccaagtcatccacagtggagttaaagcgcaCAGCTGTGACTTATGTGGAAAATCGTTTGTGCaggctggaaacttaaaaaaacaccaactcatccacagtggagttaaagcgtacagctgtgacttgtgtggaaagtcttttacccgaGCTGGAGCCTTAAAagaacaccaactcatccacagtggagttaaaccttacagctgtgacttgtgtggaaagtcttttgcccgggctggaggcttaaaaaaacaccaactcatccacagtggagttaaactttacagctgtgacttgtgtggaaagtggTTTACCCAGGcagaaaacttaaaaacacaccaactcattcacagtggatttaaaccttacagctgtgacttgtgtggaaagtcttttactcaGGCTGGagccttaaaaacacaccaactcatccacagtggagttaaaccttacagctgtgacttgtgtggaaagtttTTTACTCAGGCTGGagccttaaaaacacaccaactcatccacagtggagttaaagcgtacagctgtgacttgtgtggaaagtcttttacccttgctcaaaacttaaaaacacaccaactcattcacagtggatttaaaccttacagctgtgacttgtgtggaaagtcttttactcaGGCTGGagccttaaaaacacaccaactcatccacagtggagttaaagcgtacagctgtgacttgtgtggaaagtcttttacccttgCTCAAAGCTTAAAAAagcaccaactcatccacagtggagtttaA